In Labilithrix sp., the genomic stretch CGGGCGGGACCGAGCCGGTGCGCGCCGGCATCGACGGCGGCGGCGTCGACGGACGGATCTCGGGACGGTGCACCGGCCCCCCGGTCAGCGCTTCGAGGCGGCGCACGACCGCGCCGATGTCGATCGGTCGCAGGAAGAACGCGCTGCCGCCGCTCGCGAGCGCGTCGTCCGCGTTTTTCACGATACCGCCGCCAGCGCCGAAAAACACGAAGTCGATCGCGCCCGAGCCGGGGAGCTTGCGCACGCGCGCGAGCTCGTCGAGCGCGCCGAGCGCGTCGACGTCGGCGATGATGACCTGCGGGCGCTGGACCTGGGTGCGGGAGAGGAGGAGCGAGAGCGCGACGTCGACGACGGCGTAGCCCGCGGCCCGCAGCGTATCGGCGACGTGCGACGCCTCGGCCGCCTCGTCGGTGACGAACACCGTGGGCGTACGCGGGATCGACGGTGCGCTCGGCTCCTCGGCCATCCCCCTTCATTCCCCCTTCGGCGGTTCTTCCTCTGGCGCGGGTGCGCGCGAGAGCGCGTTCGCGATCTTCGGCAAGAGGCCCGAGAAGTACACGAGCCCGAGGATGAACGCGATGAGCATCATCTCGCCGCGCGTCAGGTCGAAGCTCACCGTTCCTATTTACCACGTGCTCTCATGGCCTTCGTGGTCTACGTGCGAACCGGTAGCGACACCGTCTCGCGCACACCCGCGGACCTCGCGGCGGCGAGCGGCGGGCCCGATCGCATCGAGGCCGAGACGGAGGTCTCCCTCCGCGAAGAAGGCCCATTTTTCCCCGTCGCCCACGCGATCCGCGAGAGCGGCGCGCTCCGCGACGAGCTCGCCGGCGCGATCCCGATCCCGAGCCTCGCCGGCTATCGGCGCCTCCGCCTCGTCCTCGCCGCGCTCGCGGCGCCGCCCGCGCTCGCGTTGCTCGAGCTCGATCGGGAGCTCGCGTTCGCCGGAAAAGTGGGCCCCGGGCGCGTCGCCGCCGACCTGCTCACGGTCGCGTGGATCGTCTTCGAGCTGACGCGCCCCACCCCGCGCATGCCGCGCGTGGCCGCGACCTGCACCGCCGCCCTCGCCCTGCGCTGGCTCATCGTGGCCACGCACGCGTGCGGGCGCGGCGTGCATCCGCTCGTCTGGGCGTCGGCCACGTGCGCGGTCCTCGCGACCGGCATCTTCCTCGTGCGCGTGCCGCCGCGCGCGCGGGTGGTCCTCGAGCTCATGGGAAAGCTCGGCGTCACGCGCTCGCAGCTCTTCGCCGCGACAACGCGCCGCGAGCCACCGGGCGCGCTCGTCGCAGTTGCGGTCGCGTGCGCGGCGGGGCTGCCCGCGCTCCTCCACCTCGTGCGCGCGATCGGCGCGAGCTTCCTCGTACAGTGCCTCGCCTTCATCGGTTTCGCCGCCCTCGCCCCCGCCGCCGCGCGCCGCTTCGCCGACCCCGCGGCCGCGGCTGCGCGTCGCTTCGACGAGCCGCGCGCGAGCGTGGCGCCGGCGCGGATTCTCTTTGCCGTCGCGATCGGGCTCACGATCGCCGCCGCGACCGTCACCGCGGGGCGGCTCTTCTTCGACGCGAGCGCGGACCTCGCGCAGTGCGTGAACCGGCTCGACGCGGAGGCGCGGCTCGCGCGCGCGACCGAAGCGGCGGAGCTCGCGCGCGCGGTGGCACGCGTCCGCGCGTCGGTCCCGCTCTTCCTCATGACGGCGGCGGTCTTTCCGTTCGCGGAGGAGCGCATCTACCGCGGGCTCCTGCAGGACACGCTCGTCCGCAAATACGGCGACGCGTACGGCGTCTTCGCCGCGTCGCTCGCGTTCGGCGTCGCGCACCTCGGCGTCTACGAGGTCGCGCTCTACCAGACCGTGCTCCTCGGCATCGGCTTCGGCTTCGCGTACCTCGAAGGCGGGCTCCTCGCCGCGTTCTTCGTCCACGCGACGTGGAACCTCCTCCAGATCGGATGATGCTGCTCGGTCGCGACGAGGAGCGCGCCGCGCTCGCGGCGACGACCGCGCGGCTCGTCACGCTCTGGGGGCCCGGCGGCGCGGGGAAGACGACGCTCGCGCGCGCGGAGGCGGAGCGGCTGCGGGAGGAGGGAGCGACGGTGGTGTGGGTCGA encodes the following:
- a CDS encoding CPBP family intramembrane metalloprotease produces the protein MAFVVYVRTGSDTVSRTPADLAAASGGPDRIEAETEVSLREEGPFFPVAHAIRESGALRDELAGAIPIPSLAGYRRLRLVLAALAAPPALALLELDRELAFAGKVGPGRVAADLLTVAWIVFELTRPTPRMPRVAATCTAALALRWLIVATHACGRGVHPLVWASATCAVLATGIFLVRVPPRARVVLELMGKLGVTRSQLFAATTRREPPGALVAVAVACAAGLPALLHLVRAIGASFLVQCLAFIGFAALAPAAARRFADPAAAAARRFDEPRASVAPARILFAVAIGLTIAAATVTAGRLFFDASADLAQCVNRLDAEARLARATEAAELARAVARVRASVPLFLMTAAVFPFAEERIYRGLLQDTLVRKYGDAYGVFAASLAFGVAHLGVYEVALYQTVLLGIGFGFAYLEGGLLAAFFVHATWNLLQIG